A genome region from Gigantopelta aegis isolate Gae_Host chromosome 3, Gae_host_genome, whole genome shotgun sequence includes the following:
- the LOC121368830 gene encoding serine protease 23-like, translating into MPLSITWYALAGLFGQCYVLAVIPFFDEVSTAVRPFSTSGQASATDLRTRLCRSFDHIDGDYEYCIEFWKKQSATDLNKNDQLSSRIQNRATILNQVVRNMNQHMIQNRKQNPQYSQLRLLHHRNPSENIKWINKRGGASKFQYIFVPRKRWPSSYNRNVYLYGKVDRSLVARPLMRKYPYSNVVRLSSGCTGTLLTPYHVLTAAHCVHDGEDFKNHLEMLKIEVPSYMGFRMYYIEKISIPTKWLRSNILPRIVRESFDYAVVKLSIGVAGRSHFMPLSVPKTNILTDTMYFLGFMSHNVGANLWTSECSPHSNMAMMDGNLILTRCDSAVGFSGAAVFTDDSREGKSIVGIISNTRSVSTGFSLIARYSIITALTWDKLYEVCSMMAPLGQLYGVCPEFHHIPRTTKMPLGNRVIPFFG; encoded by the coding sequence ATGCCACTGTCCATAACGTGGTATGCACTGGCAGGTTTATTCGGCCAATGTTACGTGTTAGCCGTCATTCCGTTCTTCGACGAAGTTTCAACAGCTGTCCGTCCATTTTCAACGTCTGGGCAAGCGTCCGCCACGGATTTACGGACCAGGTTGTGTCGATCTTTCGATCACATAGATGGTGACTATGAATACTGCATAGAATTTTGGAAGAAGCAGAGTGCaacagatttaaataaaaatgaccaGTTGTCGTCGAGAATTCAGAATAGAGCAACTATTTTAAACCAAGTTGTGAGAAACATGAACCAGCATATGATTCAGAACAGAAAGCAAAATCCACAATATTCGCAGCTGCGGTTATTGCATCACCGGAATccaagtgaaaatataaagtGGATTAATAAAAGAGGTGGCGCTTcaaaatttcaatatatttttgtaccaAGAAAACGTTGGCCGAGCAGTTATAACAGAAATGTATACCTATATGGAAAAGTGGATCGATCTCTTGTAGCACGTCCGCTGATGCGGAAATACCCGTATTCTAATGTGGTGAGACTCTCCAGCGGATGTACAGGGACTCTGCTCACACCTTACCACGTGCTTACTGCTGCTCACTGTGTCCATGACGGGGAGGACTTCAAAAACCATCTAGAGATGTTAAAAATAGAAGTCCCTAGCTACATGGGATTCCGCATGTATTACATTGAGAAAATTAGCATTCCAACAAAGTGGCTGCGATCTAACATTTTACCTCGAATTGTTAGGGAATCCTTCGACTACGCGGTGGTTAAGCTGAGTATCGGGGTGGCAGGTCGAAGCCACTTCATGCCTCTATCCGTTCCAAAAACCAACATTCTTACGGACACCATGTACTTTCTGGGATTCATGTCCCACAACGTCGGTGCCAATCTGTGGACCTCTGAATGCTCTCCACATTCCAACATGGCGATGATGGATGGGAACCTGATTCTCACTCGGTGCGATTCGGCTGTCGGGTTCTCCGGGGCAGCCGTCTTCACGGACGACTCCCGGGAAGGAAAGAGCATTGTGGGCATCATCTCCAACACGCGGTCCGTGTCCACGGGCTTTAGTCTGATAGCGCGCTACAGCATCATCACGGCTTTGACTTGGGACAAGCTGTATGAGGTGTGTTCCATGATGGCTCCTTTGGGACAGTTGTATGGCGTTTGTCCAGAATTCCACCACATACCACGAACAACTAAAATGCCTCTTGGCAATAGAGTTATTCCATTTTTCGGCtga